The Desulfovibrio sp. UCD-KL4C genome includes the window GCGGAGCTGTTACCAGCATTCGCCTTGAACGAAGATTCTGGTCAATTCTTGATGATGTTGCGGCAAAGGAAAATCTCTCGCTTGGCAAATTCCTGGCGGCCCTGCATGAGGAAGCATACAATGTACATGGGGAAATCTCCAACTTTGCATCTCTGCTGCGCGTTGTCTGCACAACTTATCTGACTAAACAACAATAATTCGACGGTTCCTGATAATCAGGAATATAATGCGCATTTATCCCCTCTGAAACATTACGTTCCAGAGGGTTTTCTTTTGTATAAATTAACCTTTCCCGCACCTTTTGTTGACACGATTTTTTGTTATGTATACCTAAAACATACAACTATATTTGATATATCCACACTTAAAGACTCCAAATTTAAATGAGAGGGACCATGAACAAATTTTTATCCATTACCCTATTAATATTAACTGCACTCTGTCTTTCTCTGCCTGCTTATGCTCAAACAAGAACAATAACAGATATGGCCGGACGCACAGTCGTAATTCCTGAAAAGGTTGAAAGGGTTCTTTGCTCAGGTCCGGGATGTTTACGCTATCTTACTTATCTTCAAGGACAAAACTTAATTGTTGGAGTCGACAGCATCGAAAAAAGAAAAGACAAATTTGATGCTCGCCCATATGCAATGGCTAATCCACAGTTCAAAAAGTTCCCCCTCTTCGGAGAATTCAGAGGACATGATAATCCGGAACTGATTCTATCTCTTGAACCGCAACCACAGGTAATTTTTAAAACATACAAGGAAATGGGCTACG containing:
- a CDS encoding ribbon-helix-helix domain-containing protein; translation: MCEIYSSTPPPEYEQVTRSVRISGAVTSIRLERRFWSILDDVAAKENLSLGKFLAALHEEAYNVHGEISNFASLLRVVCTTYLTKQQ